In the Cylindrospermopsis raciborskii Cr2010 genome, TTCCTATGCTAACGAAAATCCAACTGAGGGAGACCATAACGAGAGATTGGAATTCTTGGGGGATGCCATTCTTAATTTTATTAGTGGAGAGTATCTCTATTCTCGTTATCCACAAAAAGGTGAAGATGAACTGACTCGTCGACGCTCTGCATTGGTGGAAGAAAAACAGCTGGCTAAGTTTGCCCTGGAAGTTGGTTTAAATCTGAAAATGCGCCTGGGCAAAGGTACTATTCAAGATGGCGGTTACCAAAATCCTAATCTTCTTAGTAGTACATTTGAAGCTGTCATTGGAGCTTACTATTTAGACAATAACTGTAATATAGAAGCAGTTAAAGTTGCAGTTGAACCTCTGTTTGATTTTGTGTCACAACATACTATTGAATCCCGTTATAATGTAGATTCTAAAAATCGCTTTCAAGAATGGGTACAAAAAAAATTATGTGCAAATCCACCTAAATATAAAACTCAACAAATAGGCGGATCCCCCCATCTACCAGAATTTGCTTCTAGAGTTTTAGTAGATGGTAAAGAGTTTGGTCAAGGTAAGGGTAAAAATAAAAAAGACGCAGAAAAAGCTGCAGCAGAAGATGCGATCGCTCGTTTACAAAGAGAGGGTTTATTTTCATAGAGAAATAATCTATACATAACTTATATCAATATTTTCCCTCTTGACTTTCCTCATACTTGATGTAATAGTGTTACAAGTTGTGATTGGGTAGCCTAATTCGGATCCATAAAAGGTGGGTTTGAAGCGGAGGAACCATGTATTTGGGGCAAATCGTAATTGAGAGACACCTTCCAGTCTTAGCCCGTCAGCTAACTCCGTCGGCAATGGAAGGAACCTCCAAAATGTAAGCTGTTATACCAGTTATTATTGAGGTTTCTTTAGTCAGTTTGTAATTTATTAGACGCTTTGTGATGGAACAAGTTTGTTAATCATCCGGAGTGGGATTAGTATGAATCCAGTATGTGGTGGGGGCATGTAGATTTCCAGCATATAGGAGCTAATAATATTTCAAATTGTTATCCCTGCTTATCATTCCTATTTAGTTTCCAGCGGGAGTAATTAGAACTGTGAAAATTAAGCCGTTATTAGCACGACTAGAGAGTGCTATTGGTCGACCTGACCTAATTGACCAGATGTTACTGATACCAAGTGGCAAGGAGTGCGATAATGATAAGTATTCAGCCATTAGGCCCATCAGGTTAATGGTAGGTTATGATGGATCTCCTAATAGTCATACAGCATTAGATATAGCCTTTTGCATAGCCCATCAAACTCATCTAGCATCAAAAATAGAAGTTAAAGTTGAAGCTGTTTACGTATCAGAGGAGCAGATAATTAATAACTTGGGTAATAATCCCGATGATATTTATTTTCATCATCGATTAGAATCACCCAAAAAGTCGGTGGAAGTAGAGAGTACGGGCTCAAAATTGTCCGTATTGGAAACCATGTTAAAAACCATAGTATTGACACAATCAAAGACAGAAGAAGCAGATAAAATTTTGTGGCAAGCCAGAAATTTAGCTCGGGAATGGCAAAGTTATTTCAAATCCCATTTACGATTTGGCAATCTGTGTACAGAACTGCGAAAAGTTGTAGAATTAGAAAGTGCTGATGCCCTATTTTTAGGTTGTCAATCCATTAATCATCCCTTAATTGAGAGATTAGACAATAATTTTCCTTGTCCTGTATTGGGCATTCCCAAATGTCTTGATTAGGAAGTGGTCGGGTGGAATTAAATATAAGGGGAATTACCATGGAAAATTGGCAAGCTGTTGTAAGTGTTATCACTTTTGTTGCGGTCATTTTGGCCATCACGGTTGAATTGCTCGATCTAACCGTAGCAGCTCTATTAGGGGCATTGGTTCTAGTATTTACCAACATCATGAGCTTGGGGGAAGCAGTTGGTTATATTGGCAAAAGCCATAGCACATTGGGGTTATTCTTTGGTGTAATGGTGTTAGTCCGATCCTTTGAACCGACTAATATCTTCAGCTATATAGCTACACAAATTGTCATTCTTGCTCAAGGTAGTGGTAGAAAATTATTATTAGGTATAGTATTACTAGTTACACCTATCTGTGCGTTTTTGCCTAACGCTACAACGGTAATGTTATTAGCTCCATTAATCCCACCCATGGCGGAGGAAATAGGTGTAAATTTCGTACCTCTGTTAATTTTAATGGTTTTTGTGGCTAATAGTTCTGGATTGTTAACTTTAGTGGGAGATCCAGCCACCTTTATTGTTGGTGATGCTGTCAATATCAGCTTTATAGATTATTTGACCCAGTTAAGTTTAGGTGGGGCCATTGCGGTGATTACTGTAGTAGTAACTTTACCTATTCTATTTAGAAAAATTTGGCGAACCAATCTAGAGAATCTAGCTGAATTACCCCATCCTCAGATCAATCACCCACGGGTTCTAATGTTAGGTGCTGTTATTGTCGCTTTTGTATTGATATTCTTTATCATTGGCGACTATTTACCAATACCTATTTCCCCTGCTGCAGTAGCTTTATTAGGAGCCACCCTAGCTTTGCTACTGGCCCATAAAACTCGCATTGACTCGGTTCATAACATCCTGCGAGATGTAGACTGGGGTACTTTAATCTTTTTCATGAGCATTTTCGTTTTGATTGGGGGACTAGATAAAACCGGTGTAATTAACAGCTTATCAGGGATTTTAAGTATTATTCTAGGCAAAAATATTTTATTTGCTTCCCTACTTGTATTATTCGTTGTTGGTGCATTGTCAAGCGTTATTCCCAATATTCCTCTAGTGGTAGCAATGGTCCCCATGATAAAACAATATATTGTCAATGTAGGGTTAGCACCAGCAGCTGTTTTAGCTACCGACTTTCAAGGAAAATTTCCCCCAGAGGTCTTACCTTTATTTTATGCTATGATGTTTGGTGCAACTTTAGGTGGTAATGGCACTTTAGTGGGAGCATCATCTAATATTGTTGCTGCTGGTATTGCAGAACAGCATGGCAAAAGAATCTCTTTCAAGACCTTTTTGCACTATGGAATTCCCATCACTATATTACAACTTATTACTGCTGCTTTATACGTTTTAGTGAGATTTTTATTGTAGTTCGTAGGTTGGGTGGACGACAGGAAACCCAACACCAATGATTTAAACAAAAAAGGATTCTACTCTTATGGTAAATGACAGACAAAGGACAGAATCTGCAGATGTAAGTATGGAGGAATTTGGGCATTTATTGAAACGCTCAATATTGATGACTGGACTAATCGTACTTGTGACAGGCTGCTCCAATTTAAACAGCAGAAATCTCACACCACAAAAAATCAACCCTCAAGTTGAATCAACCACCAAGTCCAACACTGTGGTAGTAGCTGGTGGTGATCCTAATTTTATTGTTCAAGTAGTGCAAAAAGTGGGTAGTGCGGTTGTCCGTATTGACTCTGCCAGAACTGTTACCTCCCAAGTACCAGGAGAGTTTTCCGACCCATTCTTACGTAGATTTTTTGGTGATGCTCTTCCCCGACCAGAACAGAGGGTAGAAAGAGGTAGTGGTTCAGGATTTATCATTAATGCCTCCGGTCAAATTTTAACTAATTCCCACGTGGTAGACGGTGCGGATCAGGTAACAGTAACCCTGAAAGATGGGCGTAGTTTTGATGGTAAGGTGTTGGGGGAAGATGCAGTTACGGACGTGGCAGTTATACAAATTAATGCTCAAAATCTACCCACTTTAACTTTAGGTAATTCCAGTGACTTACAACCTGGAGAAGCAGTAATTGCTATTGGTAATCCCCTGGGTTTAAATAATACCGTAACTTCGGGCATCATCAGCGCCACAGATCGGTCTAGTACTGACATTGGTGCTAGCGATAAACGGGTAGATTACTTACAAACTGATGCAGCGATTAATCCAGGTAATTCCGGTGGTCCGCTTTTAAATGCTCGCGGAGAAGCTATAGGCATGAACACTGCGATTATTCAAGGTGCTCAAGGTTTAGGTTTTGCTATTCCCATTAACACGGTCAAAAAAATTGCCCAAGAATTAATTGCCAATGGTCGCGTTGATCATCCTTATTTGGGAGTAGAAATGATCACCCTCACTCCTGAGATTAAAGATAGAATAGTTAGTAGATTTGGTGATAGAGTCAATATTATTACTGATAAAGGAGTATTCTTAGTTAGAATTGTTCCTCAATCACCAGCAGCGCGGGGAGGATTGAGAGCAGGGGATATAATTAAGAGTATTAACAAACAATTAATTACTAAAGTTGAAGAAGTGCAAAAAATAGTAGAAAATAGTCAAATTGGAACTCCTCTGACAATAGAAGTGGAGCGTAATGGTACAACTGTAAATTTAGCTGTTGAGCCAGGATCTTTACCGATAAGATCCCGAAGATAGTTTTCCAGCATGGGCTTAAATAACATGCTATACTACTGAGTAGAGTAATTAATAGTAGGAAATAGGAAGTTAAAATATGACTGATAAATCATCAATTATTCAATTGGGCAATCCCCTATTGCGGCAAAAAGCTGCAGAAATTGAAGGGATTAATGATCGGGAAATACAACAACTAATTGATCATTTAATAACCACAGTTGCCCAGGCCAATGGTGTGGGCATTGCTGCACCCCAAGTAGCCCAGTCATTGCGCCTATTTATTGTAGCTTCCCGTCCCAATCCTAGATATCCCCATGCACCAGAAATGGAGCCAACGGCAATGATTAATCCTAAAATAGTTAGTTATGGGACGGAAATTACCAAAGGATGGGAAGGTTGTTTAAGTGTTCCAGGAATCAGAGGTTTAGTCCCCAGGTATGAAAGAATTCAAGTAGAATATACTGATAGAAATGGTAATTTTCAAAAACAGGAGTTAGTCAACTTCGTGGCAAGAATTTTTCAACATGAGTATGATCATTTAGAAGGTTTAGTATTTTTAGAGCGTGTGGAATCTCCCCAAGACCTCATTAGCGAAGCAGAATATCAATACAGAATAGCTAGGTAATATGATAAATCATCATAAATATATATATTTTTTACTTTTACCTTATACTGCTGAAACTATCTCCTTTAATAGAACTATTTAAACGGATGCCTAAGATCTAGCGTTTTTCAGCGTATGGCCCTATAATGGGGGTAGGGATTGTAAACTTTGAAAAAAATGACTAATTTATTTAATAAATTTATCGGTAGAACACGTTACGTAGTTTCCCGTATATTTTTGCACCTGCATGGACAGGAAGTGGCACCAATTT is a window encoding:
- the rnc gene encoding ribonuclease III, with protein sequence MHKLLIFKNEKLVRQALTHRSYANENPTEGDHNERLEFLGDAILNFISGEYLYSRYPQKGEDELTRRRSALVEEKQLAKFALEVGLNLKMRLGKGTIQDGGYQNPNLLSSTFEAVIGAYYLDNNCNIEAVKVAVEPLFDFVSQHTIESRYNVDSKNRFQEWVQKKLCANPPKYKTQQIGGSPHLPEFASRVLVDGKEFGQGKGKNKKDAEKAAAEDAIARLQREGLFS
- a CDS encoding universal stress protein — encoded protein: MKIKPLLARLESAIGRPDLIDQMLLIPSGKECDNDKYSAIRPIRLMVGYDGSPNSHTALDIAFCIAHQTHLASKIEVKVEAVYVSEEQIINNLGNNPDDIYFHHRLESPKKSVEVESTGSKLSVLETMLKTIVLTQSKTEEADKILWQARNLAREWQSYFKSHLRFGNLCTELRKVVELESADALFLGCQSINHPLIERLDNNFPCPVLGIPKCLD
- a CDS encoding SLC13 family permease, giving the protein MENWQAVVSVITFVAVILAITVELLDLTVAALLGALVLVFTNIMSLGEAVGYIGKSHSTLGLFFGVMVLVRSFEPTNIFSYIATQIVILAQGSGRKLLLGIVLLVTPICAFLPNATTVMLLAPLIPPMAEEIGVNFVPLLILMVFVANSSGLLTLVGDPATFIVGDAVNISFIDYLTQLSLGGAIAVITVVVTLPILFRKIWRTNLENLAELPHPQINHPRVLMLGAVIVAFVLIFFIIGDYLPIPISPAAVALLGATLALLLAHKTRIDSVHNILRDVDWGTLIFFMSIFVLIGGLDKTGVINSLSGILSIILGKNILFASLLVLFVVGALSSVIPNIPLVVAMVPMIKQYIVNVGLAPAAVLATDFQGKFPPEVLPLFYAMMFGATLGGNGTLVGASSNIVAAGIAEQHGKRISFKTFLHYGIPITILQLITAALYVLVRFLL
- a CDS encoding HhoA/HhoB/HtrA family serine endopeptidase; the encoded protein is MVNDRQRTESADVSMEEFGHLLKRSILMTGLIVLVTGCSNLNSRNLTPQKINPQVESTTKSNTVVVAGGDPNFIVQVVQKVGSAVVRIDSARTVTSQVPGEFSDPFLRRFFGDALPRPEQRVERGSGSGFIINASGQILTNSHVVDGADQVTVTLKDGRSFDGKVLGEDAVTDVAVIQINAQNLPTLTLGNSSDLQPGEAVIAIGNPLGLNNTVTSGIISATDRSSTDIGASDKRVDYLQTDAAINPGNSGGPLLNARGEAIGMNTAIIQGAQGLGFAIPINTVKKIAQELIANGRVDHPYLGVEMITLTPEIKDRIVSRFGDRVNIITDKGVFLVRIVPQSPAARGGLRAGDIIKSINKQLITKVEEVQKIVENSQIGTPLTIEVERNGTTVNLAVEPGSLPIRSRR
- the def gene encoding peptide deformylase — translated: MTDKSSIIQLGNPLLRQKAAEIEGINDREIQQLIDHLITTVAQANGVGIAAPQVAQSLRLFIVASRPNPRYPHAPEMEPTAMINPKIVSYGTEITKGWEGCLSVPGIRGLVPRYERIQVEYTDRNGNFQKQELVNFVARIFQHEYDHLEGLVFLERVESPQDLISEAEYQYRIAR